The Malus sylvestris chromosome 8, drMalSylv7.2, whole genome shotgun sequence genomic interval CTCAGCTTCGTAGGACTGTTGATTGGGTCTATACTCAGGTAGATATCATAGAAGTCATGGGTTTATCGTCGATTTTGTAAATTCGAAACCTTTTCGTTACTCGTGAACCGAAAATTCAAAGCTTGAAATGGAGTTGAAGAAACCATAGTTAATGTAGATGCAATCCTGCAAGTCCTCATTGAAAAgtgatgcttttttttttggtagaaaTTAATATCTGGGTATGCTAGTAGTAGTTAATGGAGCTGATCATGTCTGTGATTGCATGAAAAAGTTGTTCAGATCGCCATCAACGGGGAGAGGAAGTGGCAGTTCATTCCGGACAGCTTTTCAGGAGGAAGCATGGAAAAGATACAACCGTCGCATGCGAGAGGAGTATGAAGAAGAAATGGAGAGAGTGGTGAGTTATAATTCCTCTgtgttgtttttctattttcttctctGCAGCTTCCGGTTAATTTAGCACGCTTGATCGTAAAAAATCTAATTAAAAATAGTGGCTCTACTCTCATATTTTAACTCTGAGAGTGCAGTTTTCCGACCACTTACTATGATTGCTGTTTTCCCTAGTCACCATATTGCGTCACAAGACCCTGCTCGGtgctgaatttgatattttcaacTCCAATTCTAGTTCTTAGTGCTTGCCTTAAAATATGAAGCCTTTATTTATGCTATAGGAACACTCCTAATTTGACTCAAATGGGGATTTTTATCATGGATTTTTCTGTCATCTGTAGGAACGTATTAGGCGTATGCAAAGCGTGTTCAATAGAGAGAGGAGCAAATACAAAAGAACCTACGAGAGCTGGAGGGAAAACGATCAGGGTGGATATCATCAACAGTTCCAGCGAGAGGATTGGTATTGGAAGACTGATACATCCTTTAAAGACCAGAGGAGTAGCTACAGGGAAACTCCCAGAGAAAATGCCAACTATTTGTTATCACATCACTACTCAGTTTTAGGCCTTGACAGGTAATGTTAGCGTTTGCCGAGACCTAATCGCATTCATAACTGAAATTGATCTTAAACCATTTCCTCACTTTTGCATTCTTATGGACTTTGTCTAGTTGTCTGGGTCAGTTCTGAATTGACATGCCGTCAGCTGAagttttaagaaaataaaagtatTGAACTTAATAATTATATTGGAAGAACAGAATGGGGATGGATCTTCTAAGCTTTCATACTGATTTCCCTCTCTTGTGGTATTTAACAATACGCTAGCTAAATTTTCGTTGATAGTAGCTAGCTCCTAGAAATAGTAGATTATTCGTACGCATTCAGATTCTTTGTTGTTCGTTTTATAAATTTGAACTTCAGTACACGGTTAGGTATCCTGTGTTGGAATAGCACATACTCAATTCATGGAGGTTTGCAAATATGTTGCGAGAGGCCAAACCTATCTCTGTCAATGATATTTTTTAGATTCAAGCAATTTAAGTGTAAGTGAAGCAAGATTTGCACATTCTGTAAGAGATAAAAGTTTCATGCTGTAAAGTTGGATAACCCTGTGATCTCCTTTTCTGTATGTCTTTTATGGTGTATATCTTACTGACCCGCCAAGTCGGATATCTTTTATTTTAAGATGTAATGGTCATTCTTGATGTTGATGGATTCTCTTTGCAATTTTGCTTGTGTCCTCAAGATCAGGTCTGCTGGACATGTGTTTGCATGAGCACTCAATCTGATCAGTAACAATAAACTTGACgttttcacttcttttttaACAGGTTTAGAAAGGCACCTTACACAGACACAGAGATTAAGGTATTTCCCTGCAATCTTTGCATACTGTTGAGATCTAATATGTTTTTCCCTCAGTATTTTCCCCTCTTAATCCTACGACCTCGACAGTCACTATGTTGGTAGTTTAGAGTTTGATGGGATGTATTATGTTATATTCTCGCATCGCCAATAGTAATAACTTCCTTCTTGCAGACAGCATTTAGGACCAAGGCGAAGCAGTTTCACCCAGATCAGAACCAAAACAATAAAGGTGAGTATCATTGACACGTTGCCGATTCCAGTAAGCCGATGCCATTGCTTTGCATTGAAGtttggttttcaaattttgttgcaGTGGCTGCTGAAGCAAAGTTTAAAGAGGTAATGACATCGTATGAAGCAATAAAGAAAGAGAGGGGGAACACGAGTTTGTGAACCGGCTGATACAGCTGAGATTTTGGAGAAGTTGAAGCACGCTAAGGTTGCGGTATTCAACCGGGCACTTCTACATTCCTCTGCACTACATTAGCAATGGCAAAACGTAATCCCGAATAGGTTAGTCTTCGCCTTTGGCAacagagtttttatttttattttattttaaacaaacgatattatctacactaagagagaGGGGTATGCTTAACCTCACACTGGGCTagaaataatgtggttcaaattccccattggcgagaatcgaacctaaaacctctcacttacaagtgaggaGGAATACTACTAGTGGCGATAGAATTTGaaagtttgtttttttaatgttgTATCATGCGGAAATAAatggcaattttttttaaataccgTTATAAAAGGGCTATGTATTaggcttaaaaaaaaattcacattaTGTAATGTATATAATTCAGTTCTGTTTCATGTGTTCAGTGATACCAATAAGTTGATTTGTCgcatttatcttttttttaatgGGATTTTTCTTGTGATATAAGCAATATCGAGGAAGGGAAAATTCGAACTTGGGGGCATCAGGCgtaagaaaaaaataaacgaGTCATATGTAGGAGATTCAtactttttctttctattatcaATGTGAAAAGATAAGATATGAACGTGTGTTTAAAATATCAATATGcaaatttatgaaatttataGATATTTGTAATGGGATGAGTATAATAAGCTCATTCAGATTTAGTCGAAATTAGAGAAAATTTTCTCATAAAAAGTTCGAAAGTTTGAAATTTATAATAGATTTTCGCAAAATTTTTGTAATGAATCGGTAAATATTTTCAATACACATTGATTTTGCTATATCCCACAGATATAGAATTTCACCCCTATTTTCATATCAATCATTGTCTCTTCAAAATATCGTCAATTTCATAGATATTTTAAACAATGGTATGaacacaaagaaagaagaattctAAAAAGCAAAATCTGCGGTTACTACAATAAATCTTTCTGTTTTTGGCATTCACCGTCCCCCTCAACTTCTAATGAGGAATGGCCGGGGGCAGTCCGCATCGGAAAATCCTCTCCCGACAGCGCTGTTTTCTCGGTACCATCAATTCACGCCATCTACGGTCCTCTTCATCTGCTTCTCACTTAAGACGGGCGCTCTGTAATATGCCGGAACAGTTGCAGGGAAGAACATTTGTCGAACTCCTTCTGCCTTGATTATGGGGAAGATGATTCCTGAGGCACTCTGCAGCAGAGACAATCGTATAAACAGAAACCAAATAAGAAGCATACAACCCAGATAAGTCTATTACGACGAAGGGGGAAAGAAACAATTTATACTTACTGAAATTAATCTGGCTCCAATCCAGGCGCGCTTAGGTGACGGAAATGGCAGCAGAAGACGGCCAACACCATACACTGCGACAGCGAAGAAATGGAGAACCAAACTCAAAGGGCGAGGGTTCAACCCCGAGAGTAGAGAGACTGGTCCCATAGAGAATACACCTCCGAGACTAAGATAGTCAAAGCAAGCCTGGCGCATTTCCTTCCTTGCTTGATcaggtgaagaagaaaagaCCTTGTAAAGGGCACCCGCCAATGTATTTATCGTGGATGCCACTGGCTGCAAATTGGAAGATTATACAGACAATGAGCTAAAGTTAATATTTGGACAATTATTACAAACTTTATTACGACTTACCTTGCGGAGAGTGTAGAAGGATTCAAGATATTTGGACAGTGTAGATGGATCATTTAGGTTGCCCAAAGGCCTAAGAAGATTCCGCAGCACAACAATATCAGACAAGGCCACAGTCATTCCTCCACCTGTTAGAGGGTGGCGCATGTTGAATGCATCCCCCATCAAGAGAGCTCCCGGAGTAGGGTAGGGAGCGGCGGGCATGCTTCTGTTCGGCATTGTCCTTATGGAACCCTTATCCACTGCAGCTATGAAGGAATCATAAATTTGAGGGGGAATCTGCAATAAGAGAGAGGAGAAAACTTGAACCAAAATCCTGAATTTAACTGGTAAACAAAGTACAAAGAAAACGAACGTTAAATAACAAAACTGCAGAGCATAATATACGTACCTGCGGAGCCACCACAGTCTTCAAATACTTTGCCATTTCACCATTTGAAATGGATGGAACTTTTTGTCCCGGTACATCAACCAGACAGCGAACCTCCGTGCTACTGATTTGATAGAACAAAATAGGAGAAGGGTCTGCTAATATAACATGTCCATGATTAGCATGTGGAAGATTGCAATGCTCCAGAATTAACCCAACAAAACAAGAAGGCACATCCACCTGCATaacacaaaattaataaataagaagTTGATGAGAGATGCTATGGATAAACAAGAAAAGTTGAATGTTAATTCTGCTTTCTGTTACTTTGTCGACATATATATAATGCTATCAAAATCTTACTATCCAAACCTCACCTTAGGATCACAAAGAGAGCGACGCAAGTTGGAGAAACAGCCATCACAAACAATAGTAAGAGGTGCATATGCGGTCATCTCTTCGCCAGTTTTAGTCTTGTATTGCACACCTTTAATTGTTCCCTTTTCTTCAAGTAGCGATGTAACTGTTCCTTGCTCCAATAGAACACTAtagaatataaaagaataaaggaaAGAATAACTACGAGTGAACAGAAAGTCTTCAAAGAAAGAAATGCACTGAACATTGGCGCATGAATCTCGCAACCGAGTCAACAGGCAGAAACAAACACTAAAAGAAACCAACATTTAATTTGTATCAAGTTATCACCAAGGGAGAAAAGAAGATATACTTGGGAAGAGTTGCAGCCTTCTCCCGCATCCTCTGTATGAAACGGCCATTGTGAAAGCTCCTTCCAGACACATCTGAGTGAAATTTCTCCAAGGGGTAAGAGAGTTTAGTATTTTTCCCATCCTTGAAAAGAGCGTATCCAAAAACCCGCTGAGCATCAATTTGCTCCACACAATCTGCAGTCAGATATAATACAAAGTTTATTAACTAATGATTTCTTCTGTGATTTGAAGCAAACAAAAATAATCATTTAATCAGTTCCAACGAATTCATTAACGAACAGAAACTCGCTGCATAACATATACATCTGCACGGTAAGAAGTTCGAACAAGCCTACCTTCTAGTCCCAGCTCAATTAATTTGAGGTAGCCTCCAGGTTGTAGTAGCTCGCCAACAATTCGGTCAGGCTCTGTCAAGTCTCGTTCAATCACATGCACCCGACGTCCATCCTGCAGTTCGAAGTACTTCCATCAatttccaaaaagaaaagaactggCACTAGAATCT includes:
- the LOC126632199 gene encoding uncharacterized protein LOC126632199 isoform X1, with translation MSGGGGDGDDRDRSRNRNGPWTPPGRTYEAKAEDMKIWGILVFGLIGATATTLAVSQLRRTVDWVYTQLFRSPSTGRGSGSSFRTAFQEEAWKRYNRRMREEYEEEMERVERIRRMQSVFNRERSKYKRTYESWRENDQGGYHQQFQREDWYWKTDTSFKDQRSSYRETPRENANYLLSHHYSVLGLDRFRKAPYTDTEIKTAFRTKAKQFHPDQNQNNKVAAEAKFKEVMTSYEAIKKERGNTSL
- the LOC126632199 gene encoding uncharacterized protein LOC126632199 isoform X2, yielding MSGGGGDGDDRDRSRNRNGPWTPPGRTYEAKAEDMKIWGILVFGLIGATATTLALFRSPSTGRGSGSSFRTAFQEEAWKRYNRRMREEYEEEMERVERIRRMQSVFNRERSKYKRTYESWRENDQGGYHQQFQREDWYWKTDTSFKDQRSSYRETPRENANYLLSHHYSVLGLDRFRKAPYTDTEIKTAFRTKAKQFHPDQNQNNKVAAEAKFKEVMTSYEAIKKERGNTSL
- the LOC126632198 gene encoding squalene monooxygenase SE1-like, which encodes MADQYLLGWIFATVLGAVFLCRALARRNGERGRALVEEERSECVKSVMVSNGECRSTDGDVDVIIVGAGVAGAALAHTLGKDGRRVHVIERDLTEPDRIVGELLQPGGYLKLIELGLEDCVEQIDAQRVFGYALFKDGKNTKLSYPLEKFHSDVSGRSFHNGRFIQRMREKAATLPNVLLEQGTVTSLLEEKGTIKGVQYKTKTGEEMTAYAPLTIVCDGCFSNLRRSLCDPKVDVPSCFVGLILEHCNLPHANHGHVILADPSPILFYQISSTEVRCLVDVPGQKVPSISNGEMAKYLKTVVAPQIPPQIYDSFIAAVDKGSIRTMPNRSMPAAPYPTPGALLMGDAFNMRHPLTGGGMTVALSDIVVLRNLLRPLGNLNDPSTLSKYLESFYTLRKPVASTINTLAGALYKVFSSSPDQARKEMRQACFDYLSLGGVFSMGPVSLLSGLNPRPLSLVLHFFAVAVYGVGRLLLPFPSPKRAWIGARLISSASGIIFPIIKAEGVRQMFFPATVPAYYRAPVLSEKQMKRTVDGVN